Within the Bradyrhizobium cosmicum genome, the region CTGCAACGAAGGTGAGCAGGCCGACGAGGGCCGGAATGAGGTAGATCTTGCGCATCGTAAACCTTCGAAACAGCTTGAAACAACGGCTCAAAAATCAGCAGTCACGAAATCGGCTTCCCCGAACCGTCGTCGAAACCGAGACGGAAATGTTGCAATGCCGCAAGGCCTTACAAACATCACGGAGCAGACAGGGCTCGAAACAGCGACTCCCAAGGCGCGTAGGAATACGGTATCGAACCGCCCAATGCTGCGAATGAACATTCATACGCGTCGATTTTCATCAATTGTGGCCGTTAGCCTTTCGCGTTATGCACACGGCCGGAAATGAGTTTTGCGAAACATTTCATGATCAAGCGGCCTGCTCCTGCCCACACCGTGCCGGCGCCAGCCCGCCGCGATTTCCTTCGCCTCGCAGGTACAGCTACCGCGGGATTTTTCGCGCTCGGCGCAACATCGGATCGCATGCGAATCGTGGCGTCGCTGACCAGCCTGTCGCTCGATGACGAGCTGACCAGAAGGAACATGTCCGACGGCAACACGACCTCTCGCCTCGGCGGCCTCATCGCGGGGTTGAAGCAGCGCGGCTGGGTCGAAGGGGTCAACTACCGCTTCGAGATTCGCTCGACGTTCGGTGGACCGGACAAGCTGAAGTCCGCTGTGCAGGAGCTGATCGGCCTCAAGCCGGACGTCATCCTGACCGGCTCGACGATCGAAACCGCGGCCATGCTGGGCGCCACCAAGACGATTCCAATTGTTTTCGCGACCGCAAACGATCCCGTCGGCAACGGCTTCGTGGCAAGTCTCGCACGGCCCGGCGGCAACGTCACCGGCTTCACCAGCAGCACCGCCGAGATGGGCGGCAAATGGCTTCAGCTCATCAAGGAGGCCGTCCCCGACATCGCGCGCGTCGGCGTCCTCTACAATCCGGCGACCACACCGCGCGCCGGCCGTTTCTTCCTCGATTCCGTCGAGCAGGAGGCAGCGGCAGCCGGGGTCGGCGTAGTCCCCGCCCCGGTCAGCGCGCCCGCCGACATCGACGCCGCGATCGGCCGCTTTGCCGAGCCGCCGAAGGCCGCGATGATCTCGCTGGTCGACAGCTTCCTGGTGGTCAACCGGCAGGCGATCGTCGCGGCAGCCGCGAAGTACCGCGTTCCCATGATCTATCCGTTCCACTATTTCATGGATGCGGGCGGCCTGATGAGCTACGGCCCAACGCTCGAAGTGCGCTCGGCCGATTATGTCGACCTCATCCTGCGCGGCACCAAGGCCGGCGATCTGCCCGTGCAATCGCCACGAAAGTACGAACTGCTGATCAACCGCACGGTCGCCCGCGCGCTCGGATTGACCATCCCCTTCACATTGCTCGCGCGCGCCGACGAGATCCGCGAGTGAACGAAGCGGTCGACCAGGAGCAGCTGCGGACGCCTCCGGGCCGGCTGTTCCGAAAATATCTCTACTCGATCGTCGCACTTGCCTTTGCCGCCCTCGCCATCAACACCGGCTTCGACGTCTGGTTCTCCTACCGGGAGCAGAAGCAGCTACTCGCGGCGACCCAGCGCGAACAGGCCGCATCCGCGGCGATCCAGATCGGCCAGTTCATCGGCCAGATCGAGAACCAGATCCGATGGCTCTCGCGCCTGCCCGCGGAGCTGTCGACCAACGAGGACGATCGCCTCAACGCCATCCGCCTGCTGCGCCTCTCACCCGCGATCGCGGAGATTACCGAACTCGACGCGCAAGGCCGCGAGCAGGTGCGGGTGTCGCGCCGCGTCGCGGACCGGGTCGGCAGCAAGGTCGACCTCTCCAACTCGCCGGCTTTCCGCGGCGCCAACGAAAGCCGGGCCTATTACGGACCGGTCTACTTCTTCGGCGACACCGAGCCGTTCATGACGCTCGCCACGCGCGGGAGCGGCCCTGCGCCGAATGTGGTCGTCGCCGAGGTCAATCTGCGCTTCATCTGGGACCTCGTCGCGGGGATCAGGGTCGGCAACACCGGCAAGGCCTATGTGGTCGACCGCAAGGGCGTGCTGATCGCGCATCCCGATCTGTGGCCCGCGCTGCGCCGCTCCGATCTCTCCGGCCACGCCGACGTGCGCGCAGCACTCGACGGTGTGGGGCCGTCCTCGAACGGCCTTGTCAAGGAGGACCTGTCGGGCCAGCGCGTGCTGTCGACCTATGCGACGGTCCCCTCGCTTGGCTGGGTGGTGTTCGTCGAGCTGCCGCTCACGGAAGCCTATGCACCGATCTACGCATCGATCGGACGCTCGACGTTTCTCCTGGTCATCCTGCTCGCGATCGCGGTTCTGGTGTCTCTCTTCCTCAGCCGCCGCATGACCGTGCCGATCCAGATGCTGACGCAAGGAGCCAAACGGATCGGCAGCGGCGATCTCGGCCTGCGGCTCGCGATCAAGACCGGCGACGAGCTGGAGGCGCTCGGCGATCAGTTCAACCGGATGGCCGCGCATCTGCGCGACTCCTACGCGACGCTCGAGCGCAAGGTGATCGAGCGGACCTCCGAGCTCGAGAAGGCGCGCGACCACGCCCTTGCCGAGCATGATTCAGCCGAGCGTGCCCGCAGCGTCGCGGTTGCGGCCAACCAGACCAAGTCGCGTTTTCTTGCCGTCGTCAGCCACGAGTTGCGCACGCCGCTGAACGGCGTCATGGGCGTGCTGCAACTGCTCGACGACGGCAGCCTCGGCGACGCCCAGCGCCGCCATCTGGCGACCGCGGCTGCGTCCGGCGAAACGCTGATCGCGCTGGTCGACGCCATCCTGGAATATGCCCGCCTGGAGGCCAGCACGGAGACGCTGGAAACACGCGACTTCCGCCTCCACCAGCTGATCGAGACCGCCGTGGACCTGATGCGGCCGCAGGCCTTCGGCAAGGGCCTGACCTTCGACCTCGCCTTCGACGAAACGATCAACACATCCGTGCATGGCGATCCTGTCAGGCTCAACCGCATCCTGCTCAACATGATCGGCAACGCGATCAAGTTCACCCCGCGCGGCGGAATTGCCGTGAAGGCGACCGCCGAGCAGCGCGGCGATCACGCCCTGCTCCGGATCACCGTTCGCGATACCGGCATCGGCATCGCGCCCGACATGCACGAGCGCATCTTCGAGGATTTCGTCCAGGCCGACGACAGCATCGCGCGGCGGTTCGGTGGCACCGGCCTTGGCCTTGCGATCGCGCGGCGCCTCACGGGCCTGATGCGCGGCGAGTTGACGGTGGAGAGTACGCCGGGCGCGGGCAGCACCTTCACGCTTCAGGTGCCGCTCGGCCATGCCGCGAGCGGTATCGCGCAAGGCGCGCTTGCGCCGCCGTCGCGGCAGCTCCGCGTGCTGCTCGTCGACGACGATCCCGTCAATTGCGAGGTCGGCGAAGCGATCCTGAACCGGCTTGGACATCGCCCCACCATCGCACGCAACGGCGCCTCGGCCATAGCGCTCGCCCGCGCGCATCCGTTCGACGTCATCCTGATGGACCTGCACATGCCCGACATGGACGGCGTCGAGGCGGCCTCGCGGATCGGCAAGCTCGGCCTGCCGAAGACGCCGCGCATCATCGCCGTCACCGCCGACGTATCGCGCAGCGCCCGCGAGCGGCTCGCCGGCGCCGGCATTATCAGGATCGTCGGCAAGCCGATCCTGATCAATGCGCTGCGGGAAGCGCTCGAAGACACACCGGACGAGCCAGCCGCAGCACCGCTCGCCGCAGGCGCGTTGATCGACCGGCATTTCCTCGACGACCAGATGGAGCTATTGGGCGCAACACAGGTCGCGAAGCTGCACCAATTGCTGGTGGAGACGAGCAAACAGCTCGTCGAAGACATCGCGAATGCGGCAACGGCCGGCGATCACAAGCAGCTTGCGCGCTCCGCGCACCAGCTCGGCAGCGCCGCCAGCGCGCTCGGCCTCGTCCGCCTGTTCGAGCGCTGCCGCGAGGTCGAGGAGGCCGCGGCCTCGATGTCTCCACCAGAATGCGAGAGTGCCGCACGCGAACTCGCCGCGCTTCGCGATGCCTCGATGAGTGCGCTGGATGAATTGCTTCGGCCGGAAGAGCTGCGGTCGGTCAGCTAGAGAGGCTCACACGGCGTTGCCCGTTCCGTAAGAATACCCTTCCCCTGAAGTCATGCTGCTGACGCAATCTCTGTCTTAGTGAGTCAGAACGTAAACACAGCGTGAGGAACCACTCTGGTTCCCACACGGTTCCGCGGCCAAGGTTGGCTCGAATCCGCAAATTGATGGTCGCAAGTTCATGAACGCATCCGCGTTCGCTTGACCATGTTTGCGGTGTTGGAACCGGCAATCCAAAAAATCACAGGACTTATGATGCTGTCTCGCTCGAGCGCCGCAATTTGCGGCGCCCTGGTTGCGCTTGCCGTTTCTGTTACCGTTGCTCGAAGTGAACCGCGAGGAGTTCGCTCAAGTCCCGTCGTCGATGCCACCTCTGGAGATGCGATTGTCGGCGCAGCGTCCATGTACAATCCGTTCAAGCCCGGCAAGGAAGAAGGCGGCCCGAGCACAGCCTCCGGCGAGCGTTATGATCCCTCTGCCTGGACGGCCGCCATCAAGACGAACTTGCGTCGAAAATTTGGTGGGGTCCGGTTTGGAGCAAAGCCGAAATATGCGCTCGTGGAGGCCGACGGCAAAAAGGTCATCGTCAAGATCAATGACGTGGGCCCGCTAAGGCCGGGCCGCATCATCGACCTCAACGAGCGGACGATGCGCCATTTCGATCCAGGTTTGGAGCAGGGAGTCATTGATGACGTCCGGGTAAGCCCACTTGCAGGGGACAATTGGACCCCGGGCCCGGTGGGCTGAACATCGCGTGCGACAAGACAAAGATTGCACGTCGCGGACGCTCGATGAGTTCATGCCCGGCCTTTGCGCGTCTTCGCCCCCGCCTCCTCCTCCCGCCCAAACCGCTCCACCAGAAAATCGATGAACAGCCGCACCTTCACCGACAGATGCCGCGTCGGCGGATAGACCGCGTAGAGCGCGAGCGGCGGCGCGGAATAATCGTCCAGCACCGTGCGCAGCTCGCCTTTCTTCAAAGCATCGGCAGCGATGAAGTCCGGCAGCAGCGCGAGCCCCCTGCCCTTGATTGCGGCGTCGCGCAGCACCTCGGCGTTGTTGACGCAGAGAGACCAGGCCGGCTGGATCCAGTGATCGCCGTCGGCGCCGGACAGCTTCCACTGATTGCCGGTGAGCAGGAAGCCGTAGGTCAGCGACGCATGCTCGCGCAGATCCTGCGGATGTTTTGGCGTGCCGTGGCGCGCGAGATAATCCGGCGACGCGCAGATCATCCGCCCTACCGGCATGATTTTTCGCGCGATCAAACTGGAGGATTCCAATTCCGCGATCCGCAGCGTCACGTCAAAGCCGTCCTGGACGGGATCGAGCAGATCGTCGCTGAGCACGAGTTGGAGCTGAAGCTCCGGATACGCCGCCATGAAATCGGCGAGCACGGGACCGAGCCGCATGGTGCCGAACGACATCGGTGCGTTGACGCGAAGCAGCCCGCGCGGCGCCGACTGGGCCTGCGTCACCGCCTGGTCGGCGGCCTCGATCTCCGAGAGGATCACGACCGCGCGCTCGAAATAGCGCTGGCCGATCTCGGTCGGGCTGGCGTGCCGCGTGGTGCGGTTCAGGAGCTGGACGCCGAGGCTGCCCTCGAGGTCGGCGATGTATTTGCTGATCGCCGAGCGCGAGAGCCGCAGCTGGCGGCCGGCTTCGGCAAAGCTGCCGCTTTCGACCACCTTCACGAAGGCCCGGAGGCTGCCGACCTTATCCATGGGCGGTCCCCGGCGATTGTTTCCAAATCGTAGACATAGACGTCATATTTGCACGGATTGTCTCCAATCCAAACCGGAACGATATTTCTGCCCAGAGAGCGATACCGCTCGTACGAATTCTGGAGGACGACAATGTCTGGACTGCACCACGTCACCGCGATTGCCGGCGACCCCATCCGCAATTTCCGCTTTTACACCCGCGATCTCGGCCTGCGCTTCGTCAAGAAGACGGTCAATTTCGACGATCCCGGCACCTATCACTTCTATTACGGCGACGAGACCGGCCGCCCCGGCACCATCCTGACCTTCTTCCCCTGGGCCGGCGCACCCTCGGGGCGCCGCGGCGTCGGCGAGACCCATCAAACCGCCTTCCGCGTGCCGCAGCGTTCGCTGGGTTACTGGACCCAGCGCTTCACCGAGAAGGGCATCGCCTACGAGGCGCTGGAGAAGCGCTTCGGCGAATCCGTGCTGCCGTTCACCGACCCTGATGGCATGGCGCTCGCGCTGGTCGGCGTTCCCGGCGCCGAGAACGAGCCGGGCTGGAGCAATGGCGACGTGCCGGCCGAGCACGCGATCCGCGGCTTCCACGGCGTGACCCTGCTGCTCGACAGCGCGGCGAAGACGGCTGCCGTCCTCACCGACGTGTTCGGCTTCAAGGAGGTGGGCCGCGAAGGCTCCGTGATTCGCTTCAAGGCAGCGGGCGATGTCGAAGGCAGCGTCGTCGACATCTACGAGGCCAAGGGCTTCCTGCGCGGACATCAGGGCGGCGGCTCGGTGCACCACATCGCCTTCCGCGCCGTTGACGATGCCGAGCAGGGCAAGATGGCCACGAGGCTCGTGAGCAATCACGGCCTGCATCCGACCGAGCAGCGGGACCGCAACTACTTCCGCTCGATCTACTTCCGCGAGCCCGGCGGCGTGCTGTTCGAGATCGCGACCGACATCCCCGGCTTCGCCGTGGACGAGCCCGTCGCGACGCTGGGGCGAGACCTGAAGCTGCCAAGCTTCCTCGAGCAGCACCGCAAGCAGATCGAGGACGTGCTGCCGAGCCTGGAGGAGACCGTGGCATGACCGAGAGTGCATTCATCCATCGTTACGAGCCCGCGACCAGCGCGGGCTCTCCCCCGCTCCTGCTGCTGCACGGCACCGGCGGCGACGAGAACGACCTGCTGGGTCTCGGCAAGATGATCTCGCCCGGCTCGGCCCTGCTCTCCCCGCGCGGCCGCGTGCTCGAGCACGGCATGCCGCGCTTCTTCCGCCGCCTCGCGGAAGGCGTGTTCGACGAGGACGATGTGCGCCGGCGCGCGCTCGAGCTCGGCGACTTCGTCACGGAGGCACGGAAGCAGTACGGCATCGCCGCGCCTGTGGCCGTCGGTTTCTCCAACGGCGCCAACATCGCCGCCGCACTGCTGTTGCTGAATCCGGACGCACTCGCAGGCGCGATTCTGATGCGTGCGATGGTGCCGCTGTCGGATCCACCGAAGGCGGAGCTTGGTGGCAAGCCCATCCTGTTGCTGTCCGGCCAAGCCGATCCGATCGTGCCCGCGAGCAACTCGGCAAAACTTGCGGCGCTGTTGTCGGAAGCCGGCGCGCGTGTCGAGCACAAGGTGCTGCCATCAGGTCATCAATTGTCGCAAGCCGATGTGACGCTGGCCCGCAACTGGATCGGCAACGTCGACGCCAAGGCGGCATAACCCGAGAAGCGGCGCACCGCCGAGACCGCGGTGCGCCGCCTCCTGACCTCGCAAAGGTTCCCATAAGTCAACCGCGTGTTCCACATTCAAAACACACGCCCATATTGCGACTCTATTAAGAGTTGTTATGGCACATCAACTCCCGTGATGCAGGGAGTAGCCGCAAATGGCCACGAGGTTCTGTTCGAGTCCGTCACGAACGCCCCAAAGGAGGAGCGGGCTGACGGAGAAAGTCACCCCTCCTGCGTCGGCTCCGGTTGAACCGGCCATTGGTTCCAATGCTCCATCGCGCCTGACGCCGTCCCGCGCCTGATCGCGTGAACTGATGGGACTTTTGCGACTCCTCCTGGCACTGGCGGTTGTCGGCGACCACGTCTTGCCGCCATTTCCCTGGCTTCGTCTCACGACGGGAATCATGGCGGTCGAGGTCTTCTTTGTCATTTCCGGATTCTACATGCAGATGGTGCTGTCGCAGCGATACGCGTCCGCAGCAGCATTCTATCTTAGTCGCGCATTTCGAATCTTCCCGACATACTGGATCGTCGCTGCACTCGCTCTCGCGTTTTGGCCCGCGAACGGTTTCCGCGACATTGCCATCCTCGGTTGGCAACCGGCGATTCTGGTGTTCGCGTCCAACATCTTGATCGTTCTCCAGGACACCCTGCTGTTTCTCGGAGTGGATCACGGCGAGCTGTTCTTCACCGCGGATTTTCATTCCACCGCGCCTCAACTGTCCTCGTACCTGATCGTGCGCCCATCGTGGACGCTGGCGCTGGAGCTGTATTTTTACCTGTTGGCGCCCTTCCTGGCCCGGCTTCGATGCGTCTATCTGGGTGCGATGGCCCTCATGCTCACCGGAGCGAGGCTTGCAGCCTATGGCGCTGGACTGGATCACGATCCCTGGTTCTATCGCTTCTTTCCATTCGAGCTCCCGCTATTTGTGCTCGGAATGCTCAGCTTCCGGTTGCTCCGCCAGATCGAAGTGCTTCCGCTCCTGAAGTCCAAAGCCGTAGCGCTCGTCGCCATCGCCGGGCTGATCGTGCTCGGACAGCATTTTGTTTTGAATGTGCCCGAGCAGTACGGCTTCGTTGCAGCCGCACTTGCCGCGGCAGTCGCACCGGTTGCCTTCACGGCCTTCAAGGACGTCAGCATCGATCGATTTGTCGGGGATCTTTCCTACCCGATCTATCTCGTGCATTTCCCGATCATTCAGTTTCTGAGCAACGACTATGTCGTGGTGGTTGCAATCAGCCTGCTGGTGTCTTGCCTCCTCGTCGTCGGCCTTGACAGGCCGCTGGATCGACTTCGGCATCGCCTCGCCAACGGACATCGGAACAAGAGCCGGCCCGTGCCACCAATCCCGGCCGAAGCGGCGTTTGGATTGGCCAACACTGCAGAGAGCCAATCGGGATTGAGGCCTGACCTGAGACCACGAGCGGACGTCGATTCCGAGATCGCTAATGTCCGCTAAGGGGCCAGAAGGCGACATTCCCGCGGACTTGAGGGACGCCATTGGAAAGAGAAGTCGCAATGAGCGCTGGAGTTAGCTCATCCTACTTGGATGGTGGAGTATCGTAGAGCGGCTTGCCTTTATCGACGATGTGTACCGTCAAAAGCTTTACTGCCTTATCGCCAATGACCTTGAAAGCGCCGTGCGGAACATCTCGAACATTCACAGCGGCTATCCCCGTTGGAAATGGCACTTGCTTGCCGTCTGGTAACTCGATCGTGCCGCCTTCCAAAACGTAAAAGGACTCTTCGCCGTGGTGGATATGGAGCTTTGAGGTGTCGCCCGGCTTGATCTCGGAGATGCTGGTGATGACCTCCATATTTGTACCGGTCAAATCCGCTCGCTTTAATTCCTTTCGGAACGGCGAGTCTTGGGCGCTTGCTGCGAATGTGAAAAGTGACGCAAACAGAATTCCGAGTAAGAACTTCATCGGTATCCTCCCTACTTCACGAAATCTCCGGATCTGGTAGACGGCTGATTTAGCCAGAGGTGCAGCATTCCGCTCAAGGTTTATCGTTATTGCAATGCAATGCGGGTGGCTAATGCTCTGCCCCTTGAAGATCGGCTTCGGTCATGATCGCCCTTTGAAGCGCCGGCCGGCTGCTTCTGATCCAGCCCCATGAACTGACGATCCGGGACGCTGCCTAGACTTCACGTTCGGGGCAAAAGCGGACAGCAACCACGTGTAGTTGTCCTAAATACCTACTCGGCTTCCAGGGGTCGACTCTGATCGCGCAGCAGGAGCACTTCCTGAGGAAATCGAACCCATTCAAGCTTCGAATCGCACCAAGCTGCGACCTTTGGCTCAGGAAAAGTTGGATCAGCGAAACATCCAACCGGGATACCAATTAGGTCAGGCAAAAGCTCAGGAACTGTGCTCACCGTCGAGCCGCATTGGGGGCAAAAAACGCATTCGACCTTCCCGCCTGACGCCCCCTTGCGAGCATACGTGACGCTCTCGCCAGAGCGTCCCGTTATTTGGTTCTTGCTCCATCGGGACGTAAGAGCGAATGCGCTTCCCGAGCGTCTTTGACACCGGGTGCAGTTGCAAGCAGAAACTAGAGCGGGTTCGCCCTCGACGCTTAGACTTAGCTGTCCGCAATGGCAACTCGCTATGCGCGCCATGCCGCTGCCCTCCAACCTCTTTCAGAGCATTGCAATCTTAGATAGATTGAAGTTAAGACGTCAAGCAGCGCACAAAACGCTTAGCTGCGGGCCACAATCGGGGCCGATGAGTGAGCTTGGCAAAGTCGACAATGGACCAGAAGCCAACTATGTGCGGGGCGGTTAAGGCTTAGTACATCACAACTAAAACGTGCCAACCGGGAACGATAACCGTTCGCCCACGAGCACGCTGCTCCAGATTGGATTTGTACGCGAGGACGTTCGTATGAAGCTCTTGCCTGTCGTGTTCCTTGCTGGCCTGAGCGGGACGGCATTAGCTCAACAAGAGGCTGTTGAAGTCGGCAAAGCGATGACCGAGCAGCTCAAACCTTACAGGGATTGCCTCAAGGCGGAGGTCGCCAAAGCGACATCTAAGGAGCAAGCTCAACTTATCGTTCAGAAAGCGTGCGCAGACTTGCGCCTCAGCGTCAGACCCAAGCTCATAGAAACCGTCCGCCGGATACTAAATCCTGTCCCTCCCTCCTACAACGCCGACCAAGCCGCCGATGGTGCATTGAAGATGACGCAAGTAGGAGCCTATTACGACTTCACTGGCGAGGCTCGCGCCTTTCACCAAAGGCTAAGAGATCAAGCTGACGAACGCAAAACGCGTCCATAACAAGTCAGTTGCAACACCAAAGTCGGCTTCCAGGGCCAACAGCGGAGATGAAGAGGCGAGTCGAAGCTCGGACCTCCTTCTTGCTATATCGGCTCAATCTCGCCGGGACGCCAAGTTTTGTCGAACCACGGCTGGAGCGGGCCGTAGAGGCGCAGGAGCGTGTTCCATCCTTTGCCGGGGATGGTCTGCACCCAGTTGTTCTCCTTCCCAGCCGGCGCCTTGGGCCCGAAATAGATGTCCACTGACCCGTCGGCGTTCGGCAAGAGTTTCGGGTTCTGGC harbors:
- a CDS encoding ABC transporter substrate-binding protein; this translates as MIKRPAPAHTVPAPARRDFLRLAGTATAGFFALGATSDRMRIVASLTSLSLDDELTRRNMSDGNTTSRLGGLIAGLKQRGWVEGVNYRFEIRSTFGGPDKLKSAVQELIGLKPDVILTGSTIETAAMLGATKTIPIVFATANDPVGNGFVASLARPGGNVTGFTSSTAEMGGKWLQLIKEAVPDIARVGVLYNPATTPRAGRFFLDSVEQEAAAAGVGVVPAPVSAPADIDAAIGRFAEPPKAAMISLVDSFLVVNRQAIVAAAAKYRVPMIYPFHYFMDAGGLMSYGPTLEVRSADYVDLILRGTKAGDLPVQSPRKYELLINRTVARALGLTIPFTLLARADEIRE
- a CDS encoding hybrid sensor histidine kinase/response regulator; translated protein: MNEAVDQEQLRTPPGRLFRKYLYSIVALAFAALAINTGFDVWFSYREQKQLLAATQREQAASAAIQIGQFIGQIENQIRWLSRLPAELSTNEDDRLNAIRLLRLSPAIAEITELDAQGREQVRVSRRVADRVGSKVDLSNSPAFRGANESRAYYGPVYFFGDTEPFMTLATRGSGPAPNVVVAEVNLRFIWDLVAGIRVGNTGKAYVVDRKGVLIAHPDLWPALRRSDLSGHADVRAALDGVGPSSNGLVKEDLSGQRVLSTYATVPSLGWVVFVELPLTEAYAPIYASIGRSTFLLVILLAIAVLVSLFLSRRMTVPIQMLTQGAKRIGSGDLGLRLAIKTGDELEALGDQFNRMAAHLRDSYATLERKVIERTSELEKARDHALAEHDSAERARSVAVAANQTKSRFLAVVSHELRTPLNGVMGVLQLLDDGSLGDAQRRHLATAAASGETLIALVDAILEYARLEASTETLETRDFRLHQLIETAVDLMRPQAFGKGLTFDLAFDETINTSVHGDPVRLNRILLNMIGNAIKFTPRGGIAVKATAEQRGDHALLRITVRDTGIGIAPDMHERIFEDFVQADDSIARRFGGTGLGLAIARRLTGLMRGELTVESTPGAGSTFTLQVPLGHAASGIAQGALAPPSRQLRVLLVDDDPVNCEVGEAILNRLGHRPTIARNGASAIALARAHPFDVILMDLHMPDMDGVEAASRIGKLGLPKTPRIIAVTADVSRSARERLAGAGIIRIVGKPILINALREALEDTPDEPAAAPLAAGALIDRHFLDDQMELLGATQVAKLHQLLVETSKQLVEDIANAATAGDHKQLARSAHQLGSAASALGLVRLFERCREVEEAAASMSPPECESAARELAALRDASMSALDELLRPEELRSVS
- a CDS encoding septal ring lytic transglycosylase RlpA family protein, with the protein product MMLSRSSAAICGALVALAVSVTVARSEPRGVRSSPVVDATSGDAIVGAASMYNPFKPGKEEGGPSTASGERYDPSAWTAAIKTNLRRKFGGVRFGAKPKYALVEADGKKVIVKINDVGPLRPGRIIDLNERTMRHFDPGLEQGVIDDVRVSPLAGDNWTPGPVG
- a CDS encoding LysR family transcriptional regulator — translated: MDKVGSLRAFVKVVESGSFAEAGRQLRLSRSAISKYIADLEGSLGVQLLNRTTRHASPTEIGQRYFERAVVILSEIEAADQAVTQAQSAPRGLLRVNAPMSFGTMRLGPVLADFMAAYPELQLQLVLSDDLLDPVQDGFDVTLRIAELESSSLIARKIMPVGRMICASPDYLARHGTPKHPQDLREHASLTYGFLLTGNQWKLSGADGDHWIQPAWSLCVNNAEVLRDAAIKGRGLALLPDFIAADALKKGELRTVLDDYSAPPLALYAVYPPTRHLSVKVRLFIDFLVERFGREEEAGAKTRKGRA
- a CDS encoding ring-cleaving dioxygenase; amino-acid sequence: MSGLHHVTAIAGDPIRNFRFYTRDLGLRFVKKTVNFDDPGTYHFYYGDETGRPGTILTFFPWAGAPSGRRGVGETHQTAFRVPQRSLGYWTQRFTEKGIAYEALEKRFGESVLPFTDPDGMALALVGVPGAENEPGWSNGDVPAEHAIRGFHGVTLLLDSAAKTAAVLTDVFGFKEVGREGSVIRFKAAGDVEGSVVDIYEAKGFLRGHQGGGSVHHIAFRAVDDAEQGKMATRLVSNHGLHPTEQRDRNYFRSIYFREPGGVLFEIATDIPGFAVDEPVATLGRDLKLPSFLEQHRKQIEDVLPSLEETVA
- a CDS encoding alpha/beta hydrolase produces the protein MTESAFIHRYEPATSAGSPPLLLLHGTGGDENDLLGLGKMISPGSALLSPRGRVLEHGMPRFFRRLAEGVFDEDDVRRRALELGDFVTEARKQYGIAAPVAVGFSNGANIAAALLLLNPDALAGAILMRAMVPLSDPPKAELGGKPILLLSGQADPIVPASNSAKLAALLSEAGARVEHKVLPSGHQLSQADVTLARNWIGNVDAKAA
- a CDS encoding acyltransferase family protein, which produces MGLLRLLLALAVVGDHVLPPFPWLRLTTGIMAVEVFFVISGFYMQMVLSQRYASAAAFYLSRAFRIFPTYWIVAALALAFWPANGFRDIAILGWQPAILVFASNILIVLQDTLLFLGVDHGELFFTADFHSTAPQLSSYLIVRPSWTLALELYFYLLAPFLARLRCVYLGAMALMLTGARLAAYGAGLDHDPWFYRFFPFELPLFVLGMLSFRLLRQIEVLPLLKSKAVALVAIAGLIVLGQHFVLNVPEQYGFVAAALAAAVAPVAFTAFKDVSIDRFVGDLSYPIYLVHFPIIQFLSNDYVVVVAISLLVSCLLVVGLDRPLDRLRHRLANGHRNKSRPVPPIPAEAAFGLANTAESQSGLRPDLRPRADVDSEIANVR
- a CDS encoding cupin domain-containing protein, giving the protein MKFLLGILFASLFTFAASAQDSPFRKELKRADLTGTNMEVITSISEIKPGDTSKLHIHHGEESFYVLEGGTIELPDGKQVPFPTGIAAVNVRDVPHGAFKVIGDKAVKLLTVHIVDKGKPLYDTPPSK
- a CDS encoding GFA family protein, with protein sequence MARIASCHCGQLSLSVEGEPALVSACNCTRCQRRSGSAFALTSRWSKNQITGRSGESVTYARKGASGGKVECVFCPQCGSTVSTVPELLPDLIGIPVGCFADPTFPEPKVAAWCDSKLEWVRFPQEVLLLRDQSRPLEAE